In a single window of the Bacteroidota bacterium genome:
- a CDS encoding T9SS type A sorting domain-containing protein, with protein MKNHTAKTKRFLFTGIFFIFLFSTQAQNWQWAIKGESSRNITSDASVIDRNGNSLIAGTFSDSISFGTTTLANPGLRSVYVANFDVNSNLIWAKIVAYDSSLSVNEITVYPSGDFSITGQFYDTITVGQSPSLQLTSAGNQDLYLARFDSLGNFLWAKSIGGTGIDFAGGISADNLENTFLSGDLHITSFPYSGSKIFLNKYDISGNLIWSQVEPAFGNNHFSSAIKCDDFGNCYVVGEFFNHIEFNSGDSIDAGNVELNGFVIKFDPLGNYVWGKTIGAASGYCGNQSIEIDQSGNCYMSGFYHGTISFGTIALTSAPSSSYEVFIAKCDSDGNFIWATSTSGSSINGGLSINDFGTIYICGNFSQTIGIGPTVLTSQGEMDCFIAKLNSSGNFEWAIEYGGSQNDDVNGIITNQSELYLCGTFTGEMNFGSALTLYGNDTITSKSYLAKLDITSDIFQAEHLQNVKVFPCPAITTIKVTTEYSGKCSTVIFDVSGKEIMHQSTTDFINIEKLTPGIYILKLFNGSQYAGSTRFIKN; from the coding sequence ATGAAAAACCACACAGCAAAAACAAAACGATTTTTATTTACAGGAATTTTTTTTATTTTTTTATTTTCAACTCAAGCGCAGAATTGGCAATGGGCAATTAAAGGAGAAAGTTCGCGCAACATTACTTCTGACGCAAGCGTAATTGACAGGAACGGAAATAGTCTGATCGCAGGTACATTTTCTGATTCCATTTCGTTTGGTACAACTACTCTGGCAAACCCGGGACTGCGATCTGTGTATGTTGCCAATTTTGATGTCAACTCGAATCTGATCTGGGCCAAAATTGTTGCTTACGACTCATCGCTTTCTGTAAATGAAATAACTGTTTACCCATCTGGCGATTTTTCTATTACCGGACAATTTTACGATACAATTACTGTTGGTCAAAGTCCATCATTGCAACTTACTTCAGCAGGTAACCAGGATCTATATCTTGCGCGATTTGATAGTCTTGGAAATTTTCTTTGGGCCAAATCCATCGGCGGAACAGGAATTGATTTTGCAGGTGGAATTAGTGCAGATAATCTTGAGAATACTTTTCTTTCCGGAGATTTACATATCACTTCATTCCCTTATTCCGGTTCAAAGATTTTTTTGAATAAATATGATATTTCAGGAAATCTTATCTGGTCGCAAGTTGAACCTGCTTTTGGAAATAATCATTTCAGTTCTGCTATAAAATGTGATGACTTCGGAAATTGTTATGTTGTTGGAGAATTTTTCAATCACATTGAATTTAATTCCGGTGACAGCATTGATGCGGGCAACGTTGAACTCAATGGTTTTGTAATTAAATTCGATCCGCTAGGTAATTATGTATGGGGTAAAACGATCGGTGCTGCTTCAGGATACTGCGGTAATCAATCGATTGAAATTGATCAATCCGGGAATTGTTATATGAGTGGTTTTTATCATGGGACTATTTCCTTCGGAACAATTGCTCTGACATCCGCTCCATCATCCTCCTATGAAGTGTTTATCGCTAAATGTGACAGCGATGGAAATTTTATCTGGGCAACTTCAACATCCGGCTCTTCAATTAATGGCGGTTTATCAATTAATGATTTCGGGACAATTTATATTTGTGGAAATTTTTCACAAACTATCGGAATCGGACCAACAGTATTAACATCACAAGGAGAAATGGATTGCTTCATTGCAAAACTAAACTCCTCAGGAAATTTTGAATGGGCTATAGAATACGGAGGATCTCAAAACGACGACGTGAACGGAATAATTACGAATCAAAGTGAGCTTTATTTATGTGGAACTTTTACCGGTGAAATGAATTTTGGTTCTGCGCTCACTTTGTACGGAAATGATACGATCACTTCAAAATCCTATCTGGCAAAACTCGATATTACATCAGATATTTTTCAGGCAGAACATTTACAAAATGTGAAAGTATTTCCTTGTCCGGCAATTACTACAATCAAAGTTACTACAGAATATTCCGGGAAATGCAGTACAGTAATTTTTGATGTTTCCGGAAAAGAAATAATGCATCAGTCTACTACCGATTTTATTAATATTGAAAAACTCACTCCCGGAATTTATATTCTTAAATTATTTAATGGAAGTCAATATGCGGGCTCTACAAGATTTATCAAGAACTAG
- a CDS encoding PhnA domain-containing protein, translating into MTIEDQLKERSNSICELCGSAESLSVYTIPPDKGPGAESSLYVCEKCLSQLEKKSDLDPAHWTCLKDSMWSEIPAVQVVSWRMLNRLKNESWASDAIDMLYLDDETLEWAKSSGDHLDSVADDIHKDSNGAQLRTGDSVTLIKSLDVKGSQINAKIGTVVKNIKIVADNTEQIEGKIEGQQIVILTKFVRKSG; encoded by the coding sequence ATGACAATTGAAGATCAATTAAAGGAAAGAAGTAATAGTATTTGCGAATTATGTGGTTCCGCAGAATCGCTTTCAGTATATACAATTCCACCGGACAAAGGGCCGGGAGCAGAAAGTAGTTTGTATGTGTGTGAAAAGTGTTTAAGTCAGCTTGAGAAAAAAAGTGATCTGGATCCGGCACATTGGACTTGTCTGAAAGACAGTATGTGGAGTGAAATTCCTGCAGTGCAAGTTGTTTCATGGCGCATGTTGAACCGATTGAAAAATGAATCGTGGGCATCAGATGCAATCGACATGTTGTATTTAGATGATGAAACACTGGAATGGGCAAAATCTTCCGGCGACCATCTTGATTCAGTAGCTGATGATATACATAAAGACAGTAACGGTGCTCAGCTTCGCACCGGCGATTCAGTCACGCTTATCAAATCGCTTGATGTAAAAGGATCACAGATCAATGCAAAGATCGGAACTGTTGTGAAGAATATTAAAATTGTTGCTGATAATACGGAACAGATCGAAGGAAAGATAGAAGGGCAGCAGATTGTAATTCTTACGAAGTTTGTGAGAAAGTCAGGATGA